One Streptomyces coeruleorubidus DNA segment encodes these proteins:
- a CDS encoding HoxN/HupN/NixA family nickel/cobalt transporter translates to MTAAPESTPPLPATASAQRTARHRVRTSMTRQEWTRVGGMAAVIVALHVIGWFTLVAIVAPEHRTIGTQTFGVGIGVTAYTLGMRHAFDADHIAAIDNTTRKLMGEGQRPLSVGFWFSLGHSSVVFVLAFLLTLGVKTLAGPVRDDGSALHDVTGLIGTTVSGTFLYLIAAVNLVVLAGIWKVFRSMRSGHYDEAALEEQLNNRGFMNRLLGRVMKSVSKPGQVYPLGVLFGLGFDTATEIALLVLAGSGAASGLPWYAILCLPVLFAAGMCLLDTIDGTFMNFAYGWAFSKPVRKVYYNLTITGLSVAVALLIGTVELLGLLVERLGLHGPFWDWIAGLDLNVLGYVVVGLFVATWVVALLVWRFARIEEKWTGDLARPGGGVTP, encoded by the coding sequence ATGACGGCCGCCCCTGAGTCCACTCCGCCCCTCCCCGCCACGGCTTCCGCCCAGCGCACGGCCCGGCACCGCGTCCGCACCTCCATGACGCGGCAGGAGTGGACCAGGGTCGGGGGGATGGCCGCGGTCATCGTGGCCCTGCACGTGATCGGCTGGTTCACCCTCGTCGCGATCGTCGCCCCCGAGCACCGCACCATCGGCACACAGACCTTCGGCGTCGGCATCGGCGTCACCGCGTACACGCTCGGCATGCGGCACGCCTTCGACGCCGACCACATCGCCGCCATCGACAACACCACCCGCAAGCTGATGGGCGAGGGGCAGCGCCCGCTGTCGGTCGGCTTCTGGTTCTCCCTCGGCCACTCCAGCGTCGTCTTCGTCCTGGCCTTCCTGCTCACCCTCGGCGTGAAGACCCTGGCCGGACCGGTGCGCGACGACGGCTCCGCGCTGCACGACGTCACCGGCCTGATCGGTACGACCGTCTCCGGGACGTTCCTCTACCTCATCGCGGCCGTCAACCTCGTCGTCCTCGCCGGCATCTGGAAGGTGTTCCGCAGCATGCGCTCGGGCCACTACGACGAGGCCGCCCTGGAGGAGCAGCTGAACAACCGCGGCTTCATGAACCGCCTCCTGGGCCGTGTCATGAAGTCGGTCTCCAAACCCGGGCAGGTGTACCCGCTGGGCGTCCTCTTCGGCCTCGGCTTCGACACCGCCACCGAGATCGCCCTGCTCGTCCTGGCCGGCTCCGGCGCCGCCTCCGGCCTGCCCTGGTACGCGATCCTGTGCCTGCCCGTCCTGTTCGCCGCCGGGATGTGCCTCCTCGACACCATCGACGGCACGTTCATGAACTTCGCCTATGGCTGGGCCTTCTCCAAGCCGGTCCGCAAGGTCTACTACAACCTCACGATCACCGGCCTGTCCGTCGCCGTGGCCCTGCTCATCGGGACCGTCGAACTCCTCGGCCTGCTCGTGGAGCGGCTCGGCCTGCACGGTCCCTTCTGGGACTGGATCGCCGGCCTCGACCTCAACGTCCTCGGTTACGTCGTCGTAGGGCTCTTCGTCGCCACCTGGGTGGTGGCGCTGCTGGTGTGGAGGTTCGCGCGCATCGAGGAGAAGTGGACAGGGGACCTGGCCCGGCCGGGAGGCGGTGTCACTCCATGA
- the prcB gene encoding proteasome subunit beta: MTGNDHEGRLGEEFFTPGSSSFTEFLAAHRPELLSTRRILPDGVRAEGAPHGTTVLALTYGDGVLIAGDRRATMGNLIAQRDLEKVHPADDHTAVAFAGSVGLALDLVKLYQVELTHFEKVEGIPMTLAAKATRLATMIRDNLGQAMQGLAVVPLLAGYDPAADEGGRGRIFGFDVAGGRYEKFGFHAEGSGSPYARGALKKLFRPGMSRREAALAALQALYDAADDDSATGGPDITRRIYPVVSVITEDGFERLPEAETEELSREMVEQRRSRPDGPNAAV, translated from the coding sequence ATGACGGGGAACGACCACGAGGGCCGGCTGGGGGAGGAGTTCTTCACACCCGGCTCCTCGTCCTTCACCGAGTTCCTGGCGGCCCACCGCCCCGAACTGCTGAGCACCCGCAGGATCCTCCCGGACGGCGTCCGCGCCGAGGGCGCCCCGCACGGCACCACCGTGCTGGCCCTCACCTACGGCGACGGCGTGCTGATCGCGGGCGACCGGCGGGCGACGATGGGGAATCTCATCGCCCAGCGGGACCTGGAGAAGGTACACCCCGCCGACGACCACACCGCGGTGGCCTTCGCCGGTTCCGTCGGGCTCGCGCTGGACCTGGTGAAGCTCTATCAGGTCGAGCTGACGCACTTCGAGAAGGTCGAGGGCATCCCCATGACCCTCGCCGCGAAGGCGACCCGGCTGGCCACGATGATCCGGGACAACCTGGGCCAGGCCATGCAGGGCCTCGCCGTCGTCCCGCTGCTCGCCGGCTACGACCCCGCGGCTGACGAGGGCGGGCGCGGCCGCATCTTCGGCTTCGACGTCGCCGGCGGCCGCTACGAGAAGTTCGGCTTCCACGCCGAGGGCTCCGGCTCGCCGTACGCCCGGGGCGCGTTGAAGAAACTGTTCCGCCCGGGCATGTCCCGGCGCGAGGCGGCCCTGGCCGCGCTCCAGGCGCTGTACGACGCGGCCGACGACGACTCCGCGACCGGCGGCCCGGACATCACCCGCCGTATCTACCCCGTCGTGTCCGTCATCACCGAGGACGGATTCGAGCGGCTGCCGGAGGCGGAGACGGAGGAGCTCAGTCGCGAGATGGTCGAGCAGCGCCGCAGCCGGCCGGACGGACCGAACGCCGCGGTGTGA
- a CDS encoding DUF5709 domain-containing protein, translating into MRPEPMADDAYQPTGSNEEQEDAAPLDLQDAVDERTYDDTLDEGYSPPEKPLGVTKRGTTAAEQHDGETLDERLSQEVPDVSAEPAGDGVGDSLDSDGEPVDPEAGTERAGRLVAPDEGAHPDTTKETVATDVGIDGGAAGAEEAAVHVVEDDSDLPEDDDRA; encoded by the coding sequence ATGCGCCCCGAACCGATGGCGGACGACGCGTACCAGCCCACCGGGAGCAACGAGGAGCAGGAGGACGCCGCGCCGCTGGACCTCCAGGACGCCGTCGACGAACGGACCTACGACGACACCCTCGACGAGGGCTACTCCCCGCCGGAGAAGCCGCTCGGCGTCACCAAGCGCGGCACCACCGCCGCCGAGCAGCACGACGGCGAGACCCTCGACGAACGCCTCTCCCAGGAGGTCCCCGACGTGTCCGCCGAGCCCGCCGGGGACGGCGTGGGCGACAGCCTCGACAGCGACGGCGAACCGGTCGACCCGGAAGCGGGCACCGAACGTGCGGGCCGCCTGGTCGCCCCGGACGAGGGCGCCCACCCCGACACGACGAAGGAGACCGTCGCGACGGACGTCGGCATCGACGGGGGCGCGGCCGGTGCGGAGGAGGCGGCGGTACACGTGGTGGAGGACGACAGCGACCTGCCGGAGGACGACGACAGGGCGTGA